From Streptomyces sp. TLI_053, a single genomic window includes:
- a CDS encoding NAD-dependent epimerase/dehydratase family protein: MNAVQIEGSRCLVTGGAGTIGSTVVDQLIEGGAREVVVLDNFVRGREANLAYAREIARPGQLRVVDGDIRDRALLRELLDPGTDLLFHLAAIRITQCATEPRLALEIMVDGTFDVVEAAAEVGVGKVIASSTASVYGLADVFPTPETHHPYNNDTLYGAAKVFNEGLLRSFHAMSGLDYVALRYFNVYGPRMDVHGRYTEVFIRWMERIAAGQPPLIFGDGTQTMDFVYTEDIARANLLAAAAPVTDRVYNIASAGEVSLRGLADALLTAMDRTDLDVEHGPARGTAGGVVRRLADIGAAERDLGWKPELGLDEGLRRLVAWWREQ; this comes from the coding sequence GTGAACGCTGTACAGATCGAGGGCTCCCGCTGCCTGGTGACCGGCGGGGCCGGCACCATCGGCTCCACCGTGGTGGACCAGCTGATCGAGGGCGGCGCCCGCGAGGTGGTCGTGCTCGACAACTTCGTCCGGGGCCGGGAGGCCAACCTCGCGTACGCCCGCGAGATCGCCCGCCCCGGGCAGCTGCGGGTGGTGGACGGCGACATCCGCGACCGCGCGCTGCTGCGCGAACTCCTCGACCCGGGTACCGACCTGCTGTTCCACCTGGCCGCGATCCGGATCACCCAGTGCGCCACCGAGCCCCGGCTCGCCCTGGAGATCATGGTGGACGGCACCTTCGACGTGGTCGAGGCCGCCGCCGAGGTCGGCGTCGGCAAGGTGATCGCCTCGTCCACCGCATCGGTCTACGGCCTCGCCGACGTCTTCCCGACGCCCGAGACCCACCATCCGTACAACAACGACACCCTGTACGGGGCGGCCAAGGTCTTCAACGAGGGCCTGCTGCGCTCCTTCCACGCCATGTCCGGCCTGGACTACGTCGCGCTGCGCTACTTCAACGTGTACGGGCCCCGGATGGACGTGCACGGCCGGTACACCGAGGTGTTCATCCGCTGGATGGAGCGGATCGCCGCCGGACAGCCGCCGCTGATCTTCGGCGACGGGACCCAGACGATGGACTTCGTCTACACCGAGGACATCGCCCGGGCCAACCTGCTGGCCGCCGCGGCCCCCGTCACCGACCGGGTCTACAACATCGCCAGCGCCGGCGAGGTCTCGCTGCGGGGCCTCGCCGACGCCCTGCTCACCGCCATGGACCGGACCGACCTGGACGTCGAGCACGGCCCGGCCCGGGGGACCGCCGGCGGCGTGGTGCGGCGGCTCGCGGACATCGGCGCCGCCGAGCGCGACCTCGGCTGGAAGCCCGAACTGGGCCTCGACGAGGGTCTGCGCCGGCTGGTCGCCTGGTGGCGCGAGCAGTAG
- a CDS encoding DegT/DnrJ/EryC1/StrS family aminotransferase, with the protein MIPWLGEEEAEAAAEAVRSGWVAQGPRVAAFERAFAEHLGVEHAVAVSSCTTALHLALIGAGVGPGDEVVVPSLSFVATANAVTYAGAVPVFADVDPATGNLTAATVEPLLTGRTRAVVAVDQGGVPVDLDGIRAAVGPHGVTVVEDAACGAGSVYRGRPVGAGAELAAYSFHPRKLLTTGEGGMVTCRDGELAARLRRLREHGMSVSAADRHAGAGGASVLETYDEIGFNYRMTDIQAAIGLVQLRKLPAMVARRRELAARYRELLAGTGARLVDDPPHGTTNYQSCWVLPPDGAPDRAELLLRLAEAGVSARRGIMAAHLEAPYKGTARVPLPATELLTRRSLILPLHHALTEEQQDRVVAALRSALG; encoded by the coding sequence ATGATCCCCTGGCTCGGCGAGGAGGAGGCCGAGGCCGCCGCCGAGGCGGTCCGCTCCGGCTGGGTGGCCCAGGGCCCCCGGGTCGCCGCCTTCGAGCGGGCCTTCGCCGAGCACCTCGGCGTCGAGCACGCCGTCGCGGTCTCCTCCTGCACCACCGCGCTGCACCTGGCGCTGATCGGTGCGGGCGTCGGCCCGGGGGACGAGGTGGTCGTCCCCTCGCTCTCCTTCGTCGCCACCGCCAACGCCGTCACCTACGCGGGCGCGGTACCGGTGTTCGCGGACGTCGACCCGGCCACCGGGAACCTCACCGCCGCCACCGTCGAACCGCTGCTCACCGGGCGGACCAGGGCGGTGGTCGCGGTCGACCAGGGCGGGGTGCCGGTCGACCTGGACGGCATCCGGGCCGCCGTCGGGCCGCACGGCGTCACCGTCGTCGAGGACGCCGCCTGCGGGGCGGGCTCCGTCTACCGGGGCCGTCCCGTCGGCGCGGGCGCCGAACTCGCCGCCTACTCCTTCCACCCGCGCAAGCTGCTCACCACCGGCGAGGGCGGCATGGTCACCTGCCGGGACGGCGAACTCGCGGCCCGGCTGCGGCGGCTGCGCGAGCACGGGATGAGCGTCTCGGCGGCCGACCGGCACGCGGGGGCCGGCGGCGCGAGCGTGCTGGAGACCTACGACGAGATCGGCTTCAACTACCGGATGACCGACATCCAGGCCGCCATCGGCCTGGTGCAGCTGCGCAAGCTGCCCGCCATGGTCGCCCGCCGGCGCGAACTCGCCGCCCGCTACCGGGAGCTGCTCGCCGGCACCGGTGCGCGGCTGGTCGACGACCCGCCGCACGGCACCACCAACTACCAGTCCTGCTGGGTGCTGCCGCCGGACGGCGCCCCCGACCGGGCCGAGCTGCTGCTCCGGCTCGCCGAGGCCGGCGTCTCCGCCCGGCGCGGCATCATGGCCGCCCATCTGGAGGCCCCGTACAAGGGGACGGCCAGGGTCCCGCTGCCCGCCACCGAACTGCTCACCCGGCGTTCGCTGATCCTGCCGCTGCACCACGCGCTGACCGAGGAGCAGCAGGACCGGGTGGTGGCCGCGCTGCGGTCCGCGCTCGGCTGA
- a CDS encoding DegT/DnrJ/EryC1/StrS family aminotransferase, whose amino-acid sequence MTTDQPVPLVDLAAAHAEIEPEVRAGFDRVLASGGYVKGPEVAGFEEEYAAFSGARHCVGAANGTDALELALRALDLPPGGGVVLPANTFVATAEAVQRAGLRPVLVDADPDHLLIDPARVAEVLADAVALLPVHLNGQLAPMAALLDLAGDRPVVEDAAQSQGARQDGRARHGRISATSFYPGKNLGAYGDAGAVVTDDDDLAAAVRLIGDHGSARKYVHERFGFNSRMDALQAVVLRAKLRRLPAWNEARRAAAARYDGLLAGLDGIAPPRTAPGNEHVWHLYAVRVGAGGARRDALLAALNAAGIGAGVHYPVPVHLQPAFRHLGHGEGAFPVAERAAGELLTLPLFPQITAGQQERVVEVLAKALAA is encoded by the coding sequence ATGACCACCGACCAGCCCGTTCCGCTCGTCGACCTCGCCGCCGCGCACGCCGAGATCGAGCCGGAGGTCAGGGCCGGCTTCGACCGGGTGCTCGCGAGCGGCGGCTACGTCAAGGGGCCGGAGGTGGCGGGCTTCGAGGAGGAGTACGCGGCCTTCTCCGGTGCCCGGCACTGCGTCGGCGCGGCCAACGGCACCGACGCCCTCGAACTGGCCCTGCGCGCCCTGGACCTGCCGCCCGGCGGTGGCGTGGTGCTGCCCGCCAACACCTTCGTCGCCACCGCGGAGGCGGTCCAGCGGGCCGGTCTGCGCCCGGTCCTGGTCGACGCCGACCCCGACCACCTGCTGATCGACCCGGCCCGGGTCGCCGAGGTGCTGGCGGACGCGGTCGCGCTGCTGCCGGTCCACCTCAACGGCCAGCTCGCCCCGATGGCCGCGCTGCTCGACCTGGCCGGCGACCGCCCGGTGGTGGAGGACGCCGCGCAGTCCCAGGGCGCCCGGCAGGACGGCCGGGCCCGGCACGGCCGGATCTCCGCCACCAGCTTCTACCCCGGCAAGAACCTCGGCGCCTACGGGGACGCGGGGGCCGTGGTGACCGACGACGACGACCTGGCCGCCGCCGTCCGGCTGATCGGGGACCACGGCTCGGCCCGCAAGTACGTCCACGAGCGGTTCGGCTTCAACTCCCGGATGGACGCGCTCCAGGCCGTCGTGCTGCGCGCCAAACTGCGCCGGCTGCCCGCCTGGAACGAGGCCCGCCGGGCCGCCGCCGCCCGCTACGACGGTCTGCTGGCCGGTCTGGACGGCATCGCCCCGCCGCGCACCGCGCCCGGCAACGAGCACGTCTGGCACCTGTACGCGGTCCGGGTCGGCGCGGGCGGCGCGCGCCGGGACGCGCTGCTCGCGGCGCTGAACGCGGCCGGCATCGGGGCCGGCGTGCACTACCCGGTGCCGGTCCACCTGCAGCCGGCCTTCCGGCACCTCGGCCACGGCGAGGGGGCGTTCCCGGTCGCCGAGCGGGCGGCGGGGGAACTGCTGACGCTGCCGCTGTTCCCGCAGATCACCGCGGGGCAGCAGGAGCGGGTGGTGGAAGTACTGGCCAAGGCACTGGCGGCCTGA
- a CDS encoding SMI1/KNR4 family protein, which yields MTTGRPGVAAAPNAAYAGQVVQFPDPVRAERHPAGVRVDEHGHPDFGPYAAAAAEVADPPAGFGVDELRLTDYVSANAALFTQGHPLWADLDTAVATPPGWTWHHVVGRAAPGWRRMELVPVEVKALLRHHGGLATSSADHSRRGTRPLQEKRAVHFPLALDGSDPIGVPEDLVQRAEQRLGYRLPGAYRTFLKLGGGRVPAGVALDPDLGLLVDQPFLTLTEEYGTEDVVYANKCLRDHFTKDYLGIAYAQGGILALKVRGDRIGSVWLCLYDDARDTGAPESPEDRVERLLLPCGDDFDDFLLRLAGSPPELETVAELMVNGGFARAVPVG from the coding sequence ATGACGACAGGTCGGCCCGGCGTCGCCGCCGCACCGAACGCGGCGTACGCAGGTCAGGTGGTGCAGTTCCCGGATCCGGTCCGCGCCGAGCGGCACCCCGCCGGGGTCCGGGTGGACGAGCACGGCCACCCGGACTTCGGCCCGTACGCCGCCGCGGCGGCCGAGGTCGCCGACCCGCCGGCCGGTTTCGGCGTCGACGAGCTTCGGCTGACCGACTACGTCTCGGCCAACGCCGCGCTGTTCACCCAGGGCCACCCGCTCTGGGCCGACCTGGACACCGCCGTCGCCACCCCGCCCGGCTGGACCTGGCACCACGTGGTCGGCCGGGCCGCGCCCGGCTGGCGGCGGATGGAGCTCGTCCCGGTCGAGGTCAAGGCGCTGCTGCGGCACCACGGCGGACTGGCCACCTCCTCCGCCGACCACAGCCGGCGCGGTACCCGCCCGCTGCAGGAGAAGCGGGCGGTGCACTTCCCGCTCGCCCTCGACGGCAGCGACCCGATCGGCGTCCCCGAGGACCTCGTGCAGCGGGCCGAGCAGCGCCTGGGCTACCGCCTGCCCGGCGCCTACCGGACCTTCCTCAAGCTCGGCGGCGGCCGCGTCCCGGCCGGGGTGGCTCTCGACCCGGACCTCGGGCTGCTGGTCGACCAGCCGTTCCTGACGCTCACCGAGGAGTACGGCACCGAGGACGTCGTCTACGCCAACAAGTGCCTGCGGGACCACTTCACCAAGGACTACCTGGGCATCGCCTACGCCCAGGGCGGCATCCTGGCGCTGAAGGTGCGCGGCGACCGGATCGGTTCGGTCTGGCTCTGCCTCTACGACGACGCCCGCGACACCGGCGCCCCGGAGTCCCCCGAGGACCGGGTCGAGCGGCTGCTGCTGCCGTGCGGGGACGACTTCGACGACTTCCTGCTGCGACTGGCCGGGAGCCCGCCGGAGCTGGAGACGGTCGCCGAGCTGATGGTGAACGGCGGGTTCGCCCGGGCCGTTCCGGTGGGCTGA
- a CDS encoding SUKH-4 family immunity protein, whose protein sequence is MVTYAQAQELAEEWINGGVSRERQREVRVREFDLGFVCWAVQSAEGGTGAEGEARLVIARDSGASTLWPALPVNEVVRQYEETYGRPVAANPAGAARPAPGPVEATSFLLSPPQWLQEAGEAALAAEAERLGAPAAAGTPASGVPVAGAEPAAPAGPAVLPPPPPAPPLDPAPAVPPTPGVRFGRADTPGPAVLTTPPVSERPAGDAPTMLAPPPGHDEPAGPPAHGPGVEAATVLLPDGLRTNGAGLSGEPRAGSEAATVLLPEGARPGLAGLPGAPGGPGTPVPGTPVPPSLPPMVEPAPTLLAPPDGLPGLAGLPGAPGGPGTPAPGTPVPPPAGPGVEHAATMLASPDGLPGLAGLPGAPGAPVPPPVGPSAEPAPPGALGRAPGSAPPPPPPAALRGGAAGPGAGPAPAALGRNPGSAPPPPPPAELRGGSGPAVSAGSGGRGASSAPPPPPPAGLRPADAPGAPPAAPAASGGVAYERTQLAGAIDPGTPPSGGPAVPPPPGAGAPAAGYGYPAGPAPAAPAPAPVAAPVPPAPVPPVPGPPPGAPVPPGVPAVGPGYFAALSYRGPDGSEQKLLHRSEPGTPHPEWKILQDLRRLNVPPEQVLELYTELESCDLPGGYCHRMIAASWPNVRLTHTADYGREHHSRQAGMAQLLDHLDELHQLASGPQRVRPLRVPLPAPGTVPAPQPVPPQQLGQELGQAFGANVFRFEQRAVARQGVPEPVAQTLMWAGLPREFGPFFWAQAQEGRPIPTLAELAAERGLAGGTDFGGYLVLGNDYGRQLCVQYGTAHVVAMDLEGTGEPPRFVNTGVPEFVRALALLGRMWRLRYGLTPDQAGRWTTDFQAQLAAIDPAALQSADTWWAVLLEQFWDGLL, encoded by the coding sequence GTGGTGACGTACGCGCAGGCGCAGGAGCTCGCCGAGGAGTGGATCAACGGCGGGGTGTCCCGGGAGCGGCAGCGCGAGGTGCGGGTCCGGGAGTTCGACCTGGGCTTCGTCTGCTGGGCCGTGCAGTCCGCCGAGGGCGGTACCGGGGCCGAGGGGGAGGCCCGGCTGGTGATCGCCCGGGACTCCGGCGCGAGCACCCTCTGGCCCGCGCTGCCCGTCAACGAGGTGGTCCGGCAGTACGAGGAGACGTACGGGCGGCCGGTCGCGGCCAACCCGGCCGGGGCGGCCCGGCCCGCGCCGGGGCCGGTGGAGGCGACGTCCTTCCTGCTGAGCCCGCCGCAGTGGCTGCAGGAGGCCGGGGAGGCGGCGCTCGCCGCCGAGGCGGAGCGGCTGGGCGCACCCGCGGCGGCCGGGACGCCGGCGTCGGGGGTGCCGGTGGCCGGTGCCGAACCGGCCGCTCCGGCCGGGCCCGCCGTCCTGCCGCCGCCCCCGCCCGCCCCGCCGCTCGATCCGGCACCCGCCGTGCCGCCGACCCCGGGGGTCCGGTTCGGGCGTGCCGACACGCCCGGGCCCGCGGTGCTGACCACGCCGCCGGTCTCCGAGCGCCCCGCCGGGGACGCGCCGACCATGCTCGCCCCGCCGCCCGGTCACGACGAGCCGGCCGGTCCGCCCGCGCACGGCCCGGGCGTCGAGGCGGCGACCGTCCTGCTGCCCGACGGGCTGCGCACCAACGGTGCCGGGCTGTCCGGTGAGCCGCGGGCCGGTTCGGAGGCGGCCACCGTGCTGCTGCCCGAGGGCGCCCGGCCGGGTCTCGCGGGTCTGCCGGGTGCGCCCGGTGGTCCGGGGACGCCGGTGCCGGGGACTCCGGTGCCGCCGTCGCTGCCGCCGATGGTGGAGCCCGCGCCGACGCTGCTGGCGCCGCCGGACGGTCTGCCGGGTCTCGCCGGTCTGCCGGGTGCGCCCGGCGGTCCCGGCACGCCCGCCCCGGGCACGCCCGTCCCGCCGCCCGCCGGCCCGGGGGTCGAGCACGCCGCCACCATGCTGGCCTCGCCCGACGGTCTGCCCGGACTGGCGGGCCTGCCGGGTGCGCCCGGGGCCCCGGTCCCGCCGCCGGTCGGTCCGTCCGCCGAGCCCGCGCCGCCGGGCGCGCTCGGCCGCGCACCGGGCTCCGCCCCGCCGCCGCCCCCGCCCGCCGCACTGCGCGGTGGTGCGGCCGGCCCCGGTGCGGGTCCGGCGCCCGCCGCGCTCGGCCGCAACCCCGGCTCGGCCCCGCCGCCACCCCCGCCGGCCGAGTTGCGCGGTGGCTCCGGCCCGGCGGTCTCCGCCGGTTCCGGCGGCCGCGGTGCCTCCAGCGCTCCGCCGCCCCCGCCGCCGGCCGGTCTGCGTCCCGCGGACGCCCCGGGCGCACCTCCCGCCGCCCCCGCCGCGTCCGGCGGGGTGGCGTACGAGCGCACCCAGCTGGCGGGCGCGATCGACCCGGGCACCCCGCCGTCCGGCGGCCCCGCCGTCCCGCCGCCGCCCGGTGCCGGCGCGCCCGCGGCCGGCTACGGCTACCCGGCCGGGCCCGCTCCCGCCGCACCGGCGCCGGCCCCGGTCGCCGCTCCCGTCCCGCCCGCTCCCGTCCCGCCCGTGCCCGGGCCGCCGCCGGGCGCCCCGGTGCCCCCCGGCGTGCCGGCCGTCGGCCCCGGCTACTTCGCCGCGCTCAGCTACCGGGGCCCGGACGGGTCGGAGCAGAAGCTGCTGCACCGCAGCGAGCCCGGCACCCCGCACCCGGAGTGGAAGATCCTCCAGGACCTGCGGCGGCTGAACGTGCCGCCGGAGCAGGTGCTGGAGCTCTACACCGAGCTGGAGTCCTGCGACCTGCCCGGCGGCTACTGCCACCGGATGATCGCCGCCTCCTGGCCGAACGTGCGGCTCACCCACACCGCCGACTACGGCCGGGAGCACCACTCCCGGCAGGCCGGCATGGCCCAGCTGCTGGACCACCTGGACGAGCTGCACCAGCTGGCCTCCGGTCCCCAGCGGGTCCGGCCGCTCCGGGTGCCGCTGCCCGCCCCGGGCACCGTTCCGGCGCCGCAGCCGGTTCCGCCGCAGCAGCTCGGCCAGGAGCTCGGCCAGGCCTTCGGGGCCAACGTGTTCCGCTTCGAGCAGCGCGCGGTGGCCCGGCAGGGCGTTCCCGAGCCGGTGGCGCAGACACTGATGTGGGCGGGTCTGCCGCGCGAGTTCGGACCGTTCTTCTGGGCACAGGCCCAGGAGGGCCGGCCGATCCCGACGCTCGCCGAGCTGGCGGCCGAGCGGGGTCTGGCGGGCGGCACCGACTTCGGCGGCTACCTGGTGCTGGGCAACGACTACGGCCGGCAGCTGTGCGTGCAGTACGGCACGGCGCACGTGGTCGCGATGGATCTCGAAGGAACCGGGGAGCCGCCCCGGTTCGTCAACACAGGTGTACCGGAGTTCGTCCGCGCGCTGGCCCTGCTGGGCCGGATGTGGCGGCTGCGGTACGGGCTGACCCCGGACCAGGCCGGTCGCTGGACGACCGACTTCCAGGCTCAGCTGGCCGCGATCGACCCGGCTGCGCTCCAGTCCGCGGACACCTGGTGGGCCGTGCTGCTGGAGCAGTTCTGGGACGGCCTGCTCTAG